The Lentzea guizhouensis genome contains a region encoding:
- a CDS encoding inorganic diphosphatase, with the protein MEFDVLIEIPKGVRNKYEVDHKTGRIRLDRTLFTSTQYPADYGFIEDTLGEDGDPLDALVLVQEPTFPGCLIKARAIGMFRMTDEKGGDDKVLCVPADDPRHEHLRDIHHMAEFDRLEIQHFFEVYKDLEPGKSVEGATWVGRTEAEAEIKRSYQRLKDAEARGETFH; encoded by the coding sequence GTGGAGTTCGACGTCCTGATCGAGATCCCCAAGGGCGTGCGCAACAAGTACGAGGTGGACCACAAGACTGGTCGCATCCGCCTCGACCGCACGTTGTTCACGTCTACGCAGTACCCGGCCGACTACGGGTTCATCGAGGACACCCTGGGTGAGGACGGCGACCCGCTGGACGCCCTCGTTCTCGTCCAGGAGCCGACGTTCCCCGGCTGTCTGATCAAGGCCCGCGCCATCGGCATGTTCCGCATGACCGATGAGAAGGGCGGCGACGACAAGGTTCTGTGCGTGCCGGCCGACGACCCGCGGCACGAGCACCTGCGCGACATCCACCACATGGCGGAGTTCGACCGGCTGGAGATCCAGCACTTCTTCGAGGTCTACAAGGACCTGGAGCCCGGCAAGAGCGTCGAGGGCGCGACCTGGGTGGGTCGCACCGAGGCCGAGGCCGAGATCAAGCGCTCCTACCAGCGTCTGAAGGATGCCGAGGCACGCGGCGAGACGTTCCACTGA
- a CDS encoding MarR family winged helix-turn-helix transcriptional regulator yields MADPGACPGVGAGIDPEHELADRVGMAMVRLNKMHAQVSHQMAKQGMDKSAFVLLATLSGLGECRSSALAEAVLSDPSTVSRQVAGLVKDGLVERRADPADGRASVLAVTGAGRELIFERRRMRNEALEQVFANWSDEEFKGFADLFERFVQDYERTIPALLTDRGTGTRAGGEDQ; encoded by the coding sequence ATGGCTGATCCGGGTGCTTGCCCCGGCGTCGGTGCCGGCATCGATCCCGAGCACGAGCTCGCGGACCGGGTGGGCATGGCGATGGTGCGGCTGAACAAGATGCACGCCCAGGTCTCCCATCAGATGGCCAAGCAGGGCATGGACAAGTCCGCCTTCGTGCTCCTCGCGACGCTCTCCGGTCTCGGTGAGTGCCGCTCGAGTGCGCTCGCGGAGGCGGTGCTCTCCGACCCGTCCACGGTCAGCAGGCAGGTAGCCGGGCTGGTGAAGGACGGGCTCGTCGAGAGGCGTGCTGACCCGGCCGACGGCAGGGCCAGCGTTCTCGCGGTCACCGGAGCGGGCCGCGAGCTGATCTTCGAGCGACGCCGGATGCGCAACGAGGCGCTCGAGCAGGTGTTCGCGAACTGGTCCGACGAGGAGTTCAAGGGCTTCGCGGACTTGTTCGAACGCTTCGTGCAGGACTACGAGCGCACGATCCCGGCGCTTTTGACCGATCGCGGGACGGGGACCCGCGCAGGAGGGGAAGACCAGTAA
- a CDS encoding pentapeptide repeat-containing protein yields MRTALVRPLLVGPLLVGPLLVGPLLVGPLLVGPLLVGPLRIGSALAGASAVGTRLVLAALVRAGLIQAALVQASLVRTALIQTSLVRAGLVRAGLVRAGLVRAGLVRASLARVCLPRSCLAGVRLPRTSLIVPRLVRTRLRPERVGSSLVRTSLVVPRLLPAPVIRPRLIWPSLIGTRLVGTRLVGTRLVGTRLVGTRLVGTRLVVALWIVALWLLPERLRPHLLGPLLPMPEGSRPRLPDRRSARLVQPNVRLTRAPVLRPALVGPSLVGPEPIRTNLIATPCFRPCLFRLPCRWTSVVWTTLVRTLLLGPSSVRSRLVRTLLLGAGLLRTFPIGSLLLSTPLIRTLLVDARLVRARLVRGCVVRRCVVRRCVVRACLVRARLIGSRLLFWARLRLWTGGLSPELLGPCRFAVGLFLRLPVARELALLQPRTFTPLLDLRPFDVGLLGRRLFLRRPPGPRTVPRLVPWRFRACLLRLGLLGELPDARRLLVPRRAVGARGFFSWRGLLGSRRALGSRRLVGCRRLVGAKQLVGCWRSVRGARLVGSRRVLGAKRLADSRRLVGGTRVVSS; encoded by the coding sequence GTGAGGACCGCGCTGGTCAGGCCTCTGCTGGTCGGGCCGCTGCTGGTCGGACCTTTGCTGGTCGGGCCTTTGCTGGTCGGGCCGCTGCTGGTCGGACCTTTGCTGGTCGGGCCGCTGCGCATCGGTTCGGCCTTGGCCGGGGCGTCCGCGGTCGGGACGCGCCTGGTCCTGGCGGCCCTGGTCCGGGCCGGTCTGATCCAGGCGGCCTTGGTCCAGGCGAGTCTGGTTCGGACGGCCTTGATCCAGACGAGTCTGGTCCGGGCGGGGCTGGTCCGGGCGGGGCTGGTCCGGGCGGGGCTGGTCCGGGCGGGGCTGGTCCGGGCGAGCTTGGCCAGGGTGTGCCTGCCCAGGTCGTGCTTGGCCGGGGTGCGCCTGCCCCGGACGAGCCTGATCGTGCCGCGGCTGGTCAGGACGCGCCTGCGGCCGGAGCGAGTCGGGTCGTCCTTGGTCCGCACGTCCCTGGTCGTGCCACGCCTGCTCCCGGCGCCCGTGATCCGGCCGCGCCTGATCTGGCCGTCCTTGATCGGGACGCGGCTGGTCGGGACGCGGCTGGTCGGGACGCGCTTGGTCGGGACGCGCTTGGTCGGGACGCGCTTGGTCGGGACGCGGCTGGTCGTGGCGCTGTGGATCGTGGCGCTGTGGCTCCTGCCGGAACGCCTCAGGCCGCACCTGCTCGGTCCGCTCCTGCCCATGCCCGAGGGGTCCCGGCCGCGGCTGCCTGACAGGAGGTCGGCCAGGCTGGTGCAGCCCAACGTGCGGTTGACCAGAGCGCCCGTGCTCCGGCCTGCCCTGGTCGGACCTTCCCTGGTCGGGCCGGAACCGATCAGGACGAACCTGATCGCGACGCCCTGCTTCAGGCCGTGCTTGTTCCGGTTGCCCTGCCGCTGGACGTCCGTGGTCTGGACGACGCTGGTCCGGACGCTCCTGCTCGGCCCGAGTTCGGTCCGGTCGCGTCTGGTCAGGACGCTCCTGCTCGGTGCGGGTCTGCTCAGAACGTTCCCGATCGGATCGCTCCTGCTCAGCACGCCTTTGATCCGGACGCTCTTGGTTGACGCGCGTCTGGTCCGAGCGCGGCTGGTCCGCGGGTGCGTGGTCCGCAGGTGCGTGGTCCGCAGGTGTGTGGTCCGGGCGTGCTTGGTCCGAGCGCGCCTGATCGGGTCGAGGCTGCTGTTCTGGGCGAGGTTGCGGCTCTGGACGGGCGGGCTCTCGCCGGAGCTGCTCGGGCCGTGCCGGTTCGCGGTCGGCCTGTTCCTTCGGCTGCCCGTAGCTCGGGAACTGGCGCTGCTCCAGCCCCGAACCTTCACGCCGCTGCTCGACCTCAGGCCGTTCGACGTCGGTCTGCTCGGCCGCCGCCTGTTCCTGCGCCGACCGCCCGGACCACGAACGGTCCCGCGTCTCGTGCCGTGGCGCTTCCGGGCGTGCCTGCTCCGGCTCGGACTCCTCGGTGAGCTGCCCGACGCGCGACGGCTCCTCGTCCCACGACGGGCGGTCGGTGCGCGCGGGTTCTTCAGCTGGCGAGGGCTGCTCGGCAGTCGACGGGCGCTCGGTTCGCGGCGGCTGGTCGGCTGTCGGCGGCTGGTCGGTGCGAAGCAGCTGGTCGGCTGTTGGCGGTCGGTCCGTGGGGCGCGGTTGGTCGGCAGCCGACGGGTGCTCGGTGCGAAGCGGCTGGCCGACAGTCGGCGGTTGGTCGGTGGGACGCGGGTGGTCAGCAGCTAG
- a CDS encoding MDR family MFS transporter, producing MSTTTDATPTPGVSLTHRQIMTILSGLLLGMFLAALDQMIVASAMKTIADQLHGQTLQAWATTSYLITATITTPLYGKLSDIYGRKPMYLAAISLFLVGSLLAGIATTMYELAAFRAVQGLGAGGLMSLAFAIMADIISPRERSKYSAYFMAVFGSASVLGPVIGGVFAGLDSFFGVTGWRWVFLVNVPIALLALFVVARVLNIPHQRVDHRIDFGGAAALTVGLVPLLIVAEQGREWGWASATSITMYVVGVLGLVAFVWVENRMGDEALLPIRLFRNHTFALGNTINFVLGIGMFGGMVSIPLYLQIVKGVSPTTAGLMLLPMTFGIMSATAISGKITSSTGRYRIFPIIGAGLMAIALFLFSTIGTDTPNWLTMIYMFVMGAGLGQCMQTLLLAIQNDAEPRDMGVATASATFFRQIGGTVGTAVFLSILFSTVGDKIASGLRAAMQTDAFNAALRANPEFAKSLQGGSGVDINNTEFLNHLDPVLARPFLDGFSSAIDTVFMTGGIVMVVAFVLVWFLREKPLSTRSGLERVADAEAVAVH from the coding sequence ATGTCAACAACAACCGATGCGACACCCACGCCAGGGGTATCCCTGACGCATCGCCAGATCATGACGATCCTGTCCGGCCTGCTGCTGGGCATGTTCCTCGCGGCGCTGGACCAGATGATCGTCGCCAGCGCCATGAAGACCATCGCCGACCAGCTGCACGGGCAGACCCTGCAGGCGTGGGCGACCACGTCCTACCTGATCACCGCGACGATCACGACCCCGTTGTACGGCAAGCTGTCCGACATTTACGGGCGCAAGCCGATGTACCTCGCGGCGATCTCGCTGTTCCTCGTCGGCTCGTTGCTGGCCGGCATCGCGACCACGATGTACGAGCTGGCCGCGTTCCGCGCGGTGCAGGGCCTCGGCGCCGGCGGTCTGATGTCGCTGGCGTTCGCGATCATGGCGGACATCATCTCGCCGCGGGAGCGCAGCAAGTACTCCGCCTACTTCATGGCGGTGTTCGGTTCGGCGAGCGTGCTCGGACCGGTCATCGGCGGTGTGTTCGCGGGTCTCGACTCGTTCTTCGGCGTCACCGGCTGGCGCTGGGTGTTCCTGGTGAACGTGCCGATCGCGCTGCTCGCGCTGTTCGTCGTCGCCCGCGTGCTGAACATCCCGCACCAGCGGGTCGACCACCGCATCGACTTCGGTGGCGCGGCCGCGCTGACCGTTGGCCTGGTGCCGCTGCTGATCGTCGCCGAGCAGGGCCGTGAGTGGGGCTGGGCGTCTGCCACCTCGATCACCATGTACGTCGTCGGCGTGCTCGGCCTGGTCGCGTTCGTGTGGGTCGAGAACCGCATGGGCGACGAGGCGTTGCTGCCGATCCGGTTGTTCCGCAACCACACGTTCGCGCTGGGCAACACCATCAACTTCGTACTCGGCATCGGCATGTTCGGCGGCATGGTCTCCATCCCGCTGTACCTGCAGATCGTGAAGGGCGTCTCGCCGACGACCGCGGGCCTGATGCTGCTGCCGATGACGTTCGGCATCATGTCGGCCACCGCGATCTCCGGGAAGATCACCTCGTCGACCGGTCGCTACCGGATCTTCCCGATCATCGGCGCCGGCCTGATGGCGATCGCGTTGTTCCTGTTCAGCACGATCGGCACGGACACGCCGAACTGGCTGACCATGATCTACATGTTCGTGATGGGCGCCGGGCTGGGCCAGTGCATGCAGACGCTGCTGCTGGCGATCCAGAACGACGCCGAGCCGCGGGACATGGGTGTGGCGACGGCGTCCGCGACGTTCTTCCGCCAGATCGGTGGCACGGTCGGCACCGCGGTGTTCCTGTCGATCCTGTTCAGCACGGTCGGCGACAAGATCGCCTCCGGGCTGCGGGCGGCGATGCAGACCGACGCGTTCAACGCGGCGCTGCGGGCGAACCCGGAGTTCGCGAAGTCGCTGCAGGGCGGGTCCGGTGTGGACATCAACAACACCGAGTTCCTCAACCACCTCGACCCGGTGCTGGCGCGGCCGTTCCTGGACGGCTTCTCCAGCGCGATCGACACGGTGTTCATGACCGGCGGGATCGTGATGGTGGTGGCGTTCGTGCTCGTGTGGTTCCTGCGCGAGAAGCCGCTGTCGACCAGGTCGGGCCTGGAGCGCGTCGCCGACGCGGAGGCCGTGGCGGTCCACTAG
- a CDS encoding DUF4442 domain-containing protein, producing the protein MSQDVSFVADAMKQAVPWVKTTGIDFEEVSPTRVVASLPDDEALRNHVGGPHAAMMFGLGETASGAVVMAAFAQHMGKATPLVARADIAYKKLALGALTAEAVLGRAAEEVLAELDSGTRPEFPVTVTITNAEGVTTGEMVVVWTLKPARQG; encoded by the coding sequence ATGAGCCAAGACGTGTCGTTCGTCGCCGACGCCATGAAGCAGGCCGTGCCGTGGGTGAAGACCACCGGCATCGACTTCGAAGAGGTCTCCCCCACGCGGGTCGTCGCGTCGCTGCCCGACGACGAGGCGCTGCGCAACCACGTCGGCGGACCGCACGCCGCGATGATGTTCGGCCTCGGCGAGACGGCGTCCGGCGCCGTCGTCATGGCCGCGTTCGCCCAGCACATGGGGAAGGCGACGCCCCTGGTCGCCCGCGCGGACATCGCCTACAAGAAGCTCGCGCTCGGTGCGCTCACAGCGGAGGCCGTGCTCGGCCGCGCCGCCGAGGAGGTGCTCGCGGAGCTCGACTCGGGCACGCGTCCGGAGTTCCCGGTGACCGTCACCATCACCAACGCCGAGGGCGTCACGACCGGCGAGATGGTCGTCGTGTGGACCCTGAAGCCGGCGCGACAGGGCTGA